Proteins from a genomic interval of Papaver somniferum cultivar HN1 chromosome 4, ASM357369v1, whole genome shotgun sequence:
- the LOC113276027 gene encoding protein TWIN LOV 1-like isoform X1 — translation MNNLRLSRGGGGTHNNTVCTWDLGFHHHRHQYTEGTQKHTQVMEEQGSLQQIGGLIESSFNSCYTSWVYEALDELEHNFTITDPTISGHPIVFASNGFLKMTGYLKDEVIGRNGRIFRGPRTNRRSIMEIREAIREEKNISMSLLNYKKDGTPFWMLFQLSPIFSKHDGRVIHFVSVQIPISRRKANSEDGNRWQELVLGSCRREVCSDTVMELARCRALDSFIDTDNRVLEREELCEASDSEKGKALTAIGSIMSVLTHYSELTGRLVCGNRSNSAVICSLTSALNISLGRIKQSFVLTDPQLLNMPIVYASDAFLSMTGYNRHEVLGRNCRFLNGPDTDPKAIGQIKDSIQSSQACSVRILNYRKDRSSFWNFLHISPVRNASAKIAFYVCVQIEEAVKNGVTQGLSPETRQLGTVAAVKVAVRTLSMTAGSSRS, via the exons ATGAACAATTTAAGGTTATCAAGAGGAGGTGGAGGAACACACAACAACACCGTGTGTACATGGGATTTGGGGTTTCATCACCATCGTCATCAGTACACAGAAGGGACACAAAAACACACACAAGTAATGGAAGAACAAGGATCATTACAACAAATTGGTGGTTTAATTGAATCATCATTTAATTCATGTTATACATCATGGGTTTATGAAGCACTTGATGAATTAGAACACAATTTTACAATAACTGATCCAACTATTTCAGGTCACCCTATAGTATTTGCTAGTAATGGGTTTCTTAAAATGACTGGATACTTAAAAGATGAAGTAATAGGAAGAAATGGTAGAATATTTCGAGGACCAAGAACTAATAGAAGATCAATAATGGAGATTAGAGAAGCTATTAGAGAagaaaagaatatttcaatgagtTTATTGAATTATAAAAAAGATGGGACTCCTTTTTGGATGTTGTTTCAGTTAAGTCCTATTTTTAGTAAACATGATGGTAGAGTTATTCATTTTGTGTCTGTTCAAATTCCTATATCAAGGAGAAAAGCAAATAGCGAGGATGGGAATAGATGGCAAGAACTTGTGCTTGGTTCTTGTAGAAGAGAAGTTTGTAGTGATACTGTTATGGAGTTGGCGAGATGTCGTGCATTGGATTCTTTCATTGATACCGATAATAGAG TATTGGAGAGGGAAGAATTATGTGAAGCAAGTGActcagagaaaggaaaagctcTGACAGCCATTGGCAGCATCATGTCTGTGCTGACTCACTATAGCGAGCTAACAGGCAGACTAGTCTGTGGGAACAGAAGCAACTCTGCTGTGATTTGTTCGCTCACTTCAGCGTTAAATATATCTCTTGGTAGAATCAAACAGAGCTTTGTATT AACGGATCCTCAGTTACTGAATATGCCCATTGTTTATGCAAGCGATGCTTTCCTGAGTATGACAG GTTATAATAGACACGAAGTGCTGGGTCGGAACTGCAGGTTTTTGAATGGTCCAGATACTGATCCAAAGGCTATTGGCCAG ATAAAGGATAGCATTCAAAGTAGTCAGGCCTGTTCAGTACGTATCTTAAATTACAG GAAGGATAGAAGCTCATTTTGGAACTTTCTTCACATATCGCCTGTGCGGAATGCTTCTGCCAAG ATAGCATTTTACGTCTGTGTCCAAATAGAAGAAGCTGTTAAGAATGGAGTAACCCAAGGGTTGAGTCCTGAAACGAGGCAACTGGGCACCGTGGCTGCAGTAAAGGTAGCTGTCAGAACTCTATCTATGACTGCCGGGTCTTCAAGATCATAG
- the LOC113276027 gene encoding protein TWIN LOV 1-like isoform X2: MNNLRLSRGGGGTHNNTVCTWDLGFHHHRHQYTEGTQKHTQVMEEQGSLQQIGGLIESSFNSCYTSWVYEALDELEHNFTITDPTISGHPIVFASNGFLKMTGYLKDEVIGRNGRIFRGPRTNRRSIMEIREAIREEKNISMSLLNYKKDGTPFWMLFQLSPIFSKHDGRVIHFVSVQIPISRRKANSEDGNRWQELVLGSCRREVCSDTVMELARCRALDSFIDTDNRVLEREELCEASDSEKGKALTAIGSIMSVLTHYSELTGRLVCGNRSNSAVICSLTSALNISLGRIKQSFVLTDPQLLNMPIVYASDAFLSMTGYNRHEVLGRNCRFLNGPDTDPKAIGQIKDSIQSSQACSVRILNYRKDRSSFWNFLHISPVRNASAKVMFLHSTAKLYNLECSQVDDLARDI, from the exons ATGAACAATTTAAGGTTATCAAGAGGAGGTGGAGGAACACACAACAACACCGTGTGTACATGGGATTTGGGGTTTCATCACCATCGTCATCAGTACACAGAAGGGACACAAAAACACACACAAGTAATGGAAGAACAAGGATCATTACAACAAATTGGTGGTTTAATTGAATCATCATTTAATTCATGTTATACATCATGGGTTTATGAAGCACTTGATGAATTAGAACACAATTTTACAATAACTGATCCAACTATTTCAGGTCACCCTATAGTATTTGCTAGTAATGGGTTTCTTAAAATGACTGGATACTTAAAAGATGAAGTAATAGGAAGAAATGGTAGAATATTTCGAGGACCAAGAACTAATAGAAGATCAATAATGGAGATTAGAGAAGCTATTAGAGAagaaaagaatatttcaatgagtTTATTGAATTATAAAAAAGATGGGACTCCTTTTTGGATGTTGTTTCAGTTAAGTCCTATTTTTAGTAAACATGATGGTAGAGTTATTCATTTTGTGTCTGTTCAAATTCCTATATCAAGGAGAAAAGCAAATAGCGAGGATGGGAATAGATGGCAAGAACTTGTGCTTGGTTCTTGTAGAAGAGAAGTTTGTAGTGATACTGTTATGGAGTTGGCGAGATGTCGTGCATTGGATTCTTTCATTGATACCGATAATAGAG TATTGGAGAGGGAAGAATTATGTGAAGCAAGTGActcagagaaaggaaaagctcTGACAGCCATTGGCAGCATCATGTCTGTGCTGACTCACTATAGCGAGCTAACAGGCAGACTAGTCTGTGGGAACAGAAGCAACTCTGCTGTGATTTGTTCGCTCACTTCAGCGTTAAATATATCTCTTGGTAGAATCAAACAGAGCTTTGTATT AACGGATCCTCAGTTACTGAATATGCCCATTGTTTATGCAAGCGATGCTTTCCTGAGTATGACAG GTTATAATAGACACGAAGTGCTGGGTCGGAACTGCAGGTTTTTGAATGGTCCAGATACTGATCCAAAGGCTATTGGCCAG ATAAAGGATAGCATTCAAAGTAGTCAGGCCTGTTCAGTACGTATCTTAAATTACAG GAAGGATAGAAGCTCATTTTGGAACTTTCTTCACATATCGCCTGTGCGGAATGCTTCTGCCAAGGTAAT gtttcttcATTCTACCGCAAAACTTTATAATTTGGAATGTTCCCAAGTTGATGATTTGGCAAGGGATATATAA